A genomic window from Elaeis guineensis isolate ETL-2024a chromosome 3, EG11, whole genome shotgun sequence includes:
- the LOC105040321 gene encoding uncharacterized protein: MADYHFVYKDVEGASTQWDDIQRKLGNLPPKPEPFKPPPFVPAEDPDLQPKSKAWIDERTVEELEDDLDLDDDRFLEEYRKKRLAEMREAVRISRFGSVVPISGSDFVREVSQAPPDVWVVVFLYKDGIPDCGILLRCLEELATRYPATKFVKIISTDCIPNYPDRNLPTILVYNNGAVKGTYVGLHQFGAQRCTPEAVALTLCQSDPVLNDGQSGSDPSRQAVIKGIRKKFIEKVVTEHEDKQDEYSSDE, translated from the exons ATGGCGGATTACCACTTCGTGTACAAGGACGTGGAGGGGGCGAGCACCCAGTGGGACGACATCCAGCGGAAGCTTGGCAACCTACCCCCCAAGCCGGAGCCCTTCAAACCCCCTCCTTTCGTCCCCGCCGAGGACCCCGACCTCCAGCCCAAATCCAAGGCCTGGATCGACGAACGCACTGTCGAAGAGCTTGAGGACGATCTCGATCTCGATGACGACCGATTCCTCGAGGAGTACAG GAAGAAGAGGCTGGCCGAGATGCGAGAGGCGGTCAGGATTTCGCGGTTTGGATCGGTGGTCCCCATCTCCGGATCGGATTTCGTTCGGGAGGTCTCGCAGGCGCCACCCGATGTTTGGGTCGTCGTGTTTCTCTACAAGGATGG AATACCAGACTGTGGGATACTCTTACGTTGCTTGGAAGAACTAGCTACCAGATACCCTGCAACAAAGTTTGTAAAGATAATATCCACGGATTGCATTCCGAACTACCCAGACCGTAACCTTCCAACTATTTTGGTTTACAATAATGGTGCAGTTAAAGGAACTTATGTAGGGTTGCATCAGTTTGGTGCTCAGAGATGCACACCTGAAG CTGTTGCTTTAACCCTTTGCCAGTCTGATCCAGTGCTCAATGATGGTCAGAGTGGGAGTGATCCATCAAGGCAGGCTGTCATAAAAGGAATTCGAAAAAAGTTCATCGAGAAAGTTGTTACGGAACATGAAGATAAACAGGATGAGTACTCTAGCGATGAGTGA
- the LOC105040320 gene encoding 2-oxoadipate dioxygenase/decarboxylase, chloroplastic/amyloplastic: protein MEAVARVPIFFSASKSSTVSLPSLSSLSLSRSRRSLLSVAARPISDRRRNLCMAAQSEATALADPPPKGAESFFRTTISSMERVYLTRNPTAKAILDLVRSCDGDHICYDHFAFRTFGVEGYGIDSMANFFMDFGYMPREELRFPAKKLKALWFAPPKIDCIDGGNGIDGPLPRIFISELLVDQMSSQSQEVIRQYIKTSGNGNKHASIASALGCLTWEKPLYSDYQQLARESEYAAWTLVNGYALNHVTISTHQLKSHIRNIKSLNEFIEDHGFKLNSEGGTLKVSPDGLLLQSSTVADSTSFNFADGVTELVPCSYIEFAERLVLPQYKNLANDEIKEFHRRDGFEVGNADKIFESTSKDQLTRKAA, encoded by the exons ATGGAAGCGGTCGCCAGGGTTCCGATCTTCTTCTCCGCTTCGAAGTCGTCTACCGTCTCGCTTCCTTCgctctcctccctctccctctctcgttCGCGGCGGAGCCTCCTCTCCGTAGCCGCCCGACCGATCTCCGATCGCAGGCGAAACCTCTGCATGGCTGCCCAATCCGAGGCGACCGCTCTCGCGGATCCACCTCCCAAG GGTGCTGAGTCATTCTTCAGAACAACAATTTCTAGTATGGAAAGGGTCTACTTGACAAGGAATCCGACTGCCAAAGCTATTTTGGACCTTGTTCGTTCATGCGATGGTGACCATATCTGCTACGATCATTTTGCTTTCCGAACATTTGGG GTAGAAGGTTATGGTATTGATTCGATGGCAAATTTTTTCATGGATTTTGGCTATATGCCACGCGAAGAATTGAGGTTTCCAGCAAAAAAGTTGAAAGCATTGTGGTTTGCACCACCCAAGATTGATTGTATTGATGGTGGAAACGGCATAGATGGGCCTTTGCCAAGGATATTTATATCAGAGCTTCTTGTGGATCAGATGAGTTCTCAAAGTCAG GAAGTGATAAGGCAATACATCAAAACATCTGGTAATGGGAACAAACATGCATCCATCGCAAGTGCATTGGGATGTTTAACATGGGAGAAACCTTTATATTCTGACTATCAACAATTAGCTAG GGAAAGTGAATATGCTGCATGGACTCTTGTTAATGGTTATGCATTGAATCATGTCACTATTTCCACTCATCAGCTGAAATCTCATATTAGAAACATCAAAAGCCTGAATGAATTCATTGAAGATCATGGATTCAAACTGAATTCTGAAGGAGGGACATTAAAAG TGAGCCCTGATGGCCTTCTACTGCAAAGTTCAACTGTGGCTGATTCAACTTCTTTTAATTTTGCTGATGGGGTCACCGAATTGGTTCCTTGTTCATACATCGAATTTGCAGAACGGCTCGTGCTACCTCAGTATAAAAATTTAGCCAATGATGAG ATCAAGGAATTCCATAGACGTGATGGTTTTGAAGTTGGCAATGCTGATAAGATTTTTGAGagcacatcaaaagatcagctgaCAAGGAAAGCTGCATAA
- the LOC105040318 gene encoding serine/threonine-protein kinase PBL34 isoform X3, producing the protein MGDELKVASQLRKFTFHELKLATRNFRPESLLGEGGFGCVFKGWIEENGTAPVKPGTGLTVAVKTLNHDGLQGHKEWLAEVNFLGELLHPHLVKLVGYCIEEDQRLLVYEFMPRGSLENHLFRRSLPLPWSVRLKIALGAAKGLAFLHEEAERPVIYRDFKTSNILLDADYNAKLSDFGLAKDGPEGDKTHVSTRVMGTYGYAAPEYVMTGHLTSKSDVYSFGVVLLEILTGRRSMDKNRPNGQHNLVEWARPHLGERRRFYRLIDPRLQGHFSVKGAQKAAEVAHRCLSRDPKARPLMSEVVEALKPLLNLKDMASSSYYFQTIQGDHGAATGSNSSSRNGLKKQISFSKNGQQPMRSLSNSTIDSPYNQSPKINAEQP; encoded by the exons ATGGGTGACGAACTCAAAGTTGCTTCTCAGCTGCGAAAATTCACTTTCCATGAGCTCAAGTTAGCCACAAGAAACTTCAGACCAGAGAGTCTACTTGGAGAAGGAGGCTTTGGTTGTGTTTTCAAAGGTTGGATTGAGGAGAATGGAACCGCTCCTGTAAAACCTGGTACAGGACTTACTGTTGCTGTGAAAACACTTAATCATGATGGTCTTCAAGGGCATAAAGAGTGGCTT GCTGAAGTTAATTTTCTTGGTGAACTTCTGCACCCGCATTTAGTTAAACTTGTAGGTTATTGCATAGAAGAAGATCAGAGGTTGCTGGTGTATGAGTTCATGCCTCGTGGGAGTTTGGAGAATCATCTTTTTAGAA GATCTCTTCCACTCCCGTGGTCTGTTAGATTGAAAATTGCACTTGGAGCTGCGAAGGGTCTTGCCTTTCTTCATGAAGAAGCGGAAAGACCAGTTATATATCGTGATTTTAAGACGTCTAATATTTTGCTTGATGCA GATTACAATGCCAAGCTTTCTGATTTTGGACTTGCTAAAGATGGCCCTGAGGGAGATAAGACTCATGTGTCCACAAGAGTGATGGGAACATATGGTTATGCAGCTCCAGAATATGTAATGACAG GACATCTGACATCAAAGAGCGATGTTTACAGCTTTGGGGTTGTCCTACTCGAAATTCTAACGGGGAGAAGGTCTATGGATAAGAATCGACCAAATGGCCAACATAACCTGGTTGAATGGGCACGTCCCCATCTTGGGGAAAGGCGACGCTTTTACAGGCTTATAGATCCTCGCCTGCAAGGTCACTTCTCAGTTAAAGGGGCACAAAAGGCAGCTGAGGTGGCACACCGCTGCCTCAGTCGGGATCCCAAAGCCAGACCACTTATGAGTGAAGTGGTGGAAGCCCTAAAACCACTACTCAACCTCAAAGACATGGCCAGTTCATCATACTACTTTCAAACCATCCAAGGAGATCATGGTGCTGCCACTGGCAGTAATTCAAGTAGCCGAAATGGCTTGAAGAAACAAATTTCCTTCTCTAAAAATGGGCAGCAACCAATGAGGAGCCTTTCAAATAGCACGATTGATTCTCCGTACAATCAATCACCAAAGATCAATGCAGAACAGCCATGA